GCCAACCTGATGGTTTAGTATTGAGATTAGGGTTTTCTGCTAAACTCATTACTTGATTTGGCGCAATGAAAGTCATAACACCTTCATCAAAATCATACTCTTGCTGACCGTAAAAGAATTTATATGCTACATTCCTTTTTAATCCTACAGTAAAATAATCTTGTCTCCATTTAATTTCTTTAATATTATCAGGATAATTAACTTCATCGTAATTTATTAAACTGATTAAAGGATGTTCCGGAGCTTTTAGTCCTGCTAACTTATGGTACTCTAAAATTCTTTTGAAATGTAGCATTCTTTTCTTTTTATTTTAAACAATCATTCCACCAGAAACTTCAATTCGTTGTCCGTTTATCCATCCTGCTTTTTCAGAACATAAAAAAGCTACAACTCCACCTAGATCTTCCACTTCTCCTACTCTACCTAAAGCTGTTAAACTTTCTATAATTGTTCTTTTTTCTTGATTATCTCTGTTCGTTCCTCCTGCAAAATCAGTAGCTATAGCTCCAGGAGCAACAACATTAGCTGTAATTTTTCTGTTTCCTAATTCTTTTGCTAGGTACTTTGTAAACGTTTCTACTCCAGATTTCATAATTGCATACGAAGACATTCCTGGGAAACTAAAACGTGTTAAACCACTAGAAATGTTTATAATTCTTCCTGAATTATTTAAAAATGGTAAAGCTGCTTGTGTTAAAAAGTAGACGCTTTTCAAGTGAATGTTTAACATTTCATCAAATTCAGCTTCCTTTGTATTTGCTATTAAATTATGAATTCCTGTTCCTGCATTGTTGATTAAAAAATCGAAATTCGGACTTCCATTTACTTCTTTTAAATAGGCCGTTACTTTATCTATAAAAATTTTGATATCATGAAACTCTTTTGCATTAAATGAAAATGCTTTCGCACTTCTACCTAAAGCAATAACTTCTTGTATTACTTCATTGGCCTTTTCAAGATTGGTGTGATATGAAAATATAATATCATATCCTTCTTTGGCTAAACTAATTACCATTTCTCTTCCTAAGCCTCTGCTTCCTCCTGTAAGTACTGCTATTTTACTCATTGTTTTATTTTTTTGTTGCAATACAAAATTCAAACATTTACAAGCTTTCTATTTTTCCAAATCAACTATTTACTTTTCCAAAATCAATTTAACTCAAAAAAACAAAAATCAATAAAGCGGCTATAAAACCAAAAATACTTGTAAACCAACCCAAAGATTTAGATTGTGTCCAACCAGATAAACTCACTACAGTTATTTGAGAAGCGATACCAATCATAAATGCAATAAATGATATTATTCTAGGAAACATAATTTTTTCATGGCTTGCTTCTAAAGGATAACCTTTAGTAGTCATTAGTAAGATTTTTGTCATTCCAAAAATCGCTATTAAGAATGCCAATGAAGAAATTACAGAAGTTTTAAAAATTATACGCTTTAGCTTTGTATCAAGTTTTCCAATTAATAACGTTACAACGGTTGTTAAGGAAAAACCTCCTAAAAAAGTACAAATAAGAATAAATTGTCTTGCTAATTCATTCCAATATCCAAAAGATAGATTATCTAATTGCATTATGTAATAATTATAATCATTAAAAATAGTGTAAGTTTCAAGTATCTTTTCCTACAAATAGAAAAAATAGTATCATTTTTTAGATCATAAAAAAAGATCAAAATAAACTTATGAAAAATACATTAAAAATAGATATAGTTTCTGATGTTGTTTGTCCTTGGTGTACAGTTGGATACAAACACTTAAAAAAGGCCATAGATGAATTAGATATTGCGGATCAAATAGAGATTGAATGGCAACCTTTTGAATTAAATCCAAATATGCCTAAAGAAGGGCAGGATTTAACAGAGCATATCACTCAAAAGTATGGTTCTACAAAAGAACAACACGAAGCATCTAGAAGCAGATTAGTAGAAGCAGGAGCTAATGTTGATTTTAAATTTGATTTTTACGAAAACATGAAAATCGTAAATACTTTTGATGCACACGTTTTATTAGAATATGCCAAACAATTTGGAAAACAAACAGAATTAAAAATGCGCTTAACTACAGCTTATTTTAGTGAGCGTAAAGATGTTTCTAAACAAGAAGTTTTAAAACAAGCTTTATTAGATGTTGGACTTAATGCAGAAGAAGCTTTAGCTAAATTGAATGATGATGACGCTCGTTTTGAAGTTCAACGCAACAAACAACACTGGCAAAACTTAGGTGTTCGTTCTGTACCGACTATAGTTTTTGATAGAAAAGAAGCTGTAACTGGTGCACAACCTATAGGAGTTTTTAAAAGTGTTTTAAGAGAATTTATCAAGCCTAAAGCAATCTAAGCATAGGTTAGGTTAATTATATGTTTTGCAAATAAGCCTCACTTTTTTAAGTGAGGCTTTTTAATGATTCAGATGAACTTTATTTTAAATCTCTTATCCATCTTACTTTTCTCATCAAACGATAATCTTCTTTGGTTTTTCTTTGTGTTTTAAACCAAATTGTGTCATTTTCTATTACTCCATTAAAAACAAATGTTTTTTTGTTACTCTGCTTATAATTTAAAGTAAATGTATTAGTACTATCTCTTCGATTTTTTAGTATTATTTCTTTACTAATTGTATCTGCTTTAAATGAATAATAACTTTTACTATTATTTTCTTTCTGTACAGTTATATTTCCTATTTGCCAAGAAGAACCATTTATTAAAAGACTTTTCCATTTTTTTTGATTTGGAATATTTATTGAATCTCCATTTATTCTCTGTTCATTTACTTTGAAAAAACCAGTTATAGATGGATTGTCATTAGTTTTATAATACCCTAATGACATTCTGGTGAAGAAAAATAGTGATATTGTATATGCTACTAAAAGTACAGGTTTGATAAATTTCCTGATTTGTTTACTTTTTACATTTGTAAATAAAATAGGTTCATTTTTTGATTCTGTATTTTTATTAAATACAAACATATTGATTAAGACTTTTCTATAATACCAAAGTAAAATTACATCCATTACAAATAAATGAATTGCAAACATTTTTACTGATACATCATAACCAATATCAATTATGACTACATTAAACATTGCTATAAATAAGATAAATGATCCTAAAAAAGTAGTTCTTCTAAACAATATTAAAACTCCTCCTACTACTTCAACCCAACCAGTAGTCATGGTATATAATTTTGAATGACTCATAAAAGTCCATAAAAAACTCATCCCACTGTACTCTCCTATAGTAGATTCTAAGCTAGCAACATCCATTCTACCAAATTGTGTCATAAAGACCTTACCAAAACCATACAGCACTAAAGTAAAACCAACATGATATCTTAACATGATTCTTAAGAAACTTTTTACTTTAGTATTATAATTCTTTTTCAGCTTAGACTCGATAAAAATCCAAAGTATAGTAAGTATTATAGATAATATTGCAATAAGCAAGAATCTACTGTAATCGTATCTAGAATCAATACCATTGTAAAGTAACTTTTCATTGAGTTCCCACCCTAAAAACGTTTCACTAAACCACATCGTTATTTTTCTCCAGATGGAAAAATCGTCTCTTTCAATTCCATATATATACTCAAATCCATATGGATAGATATAGAATATGAAATATAACAAGGTGAATCTCGTTAAAAAAGATTTTAGTAGTTTTCTAGGAGTTTTTAAGTCACTGTTCATAGTCATAAAAGTTTATTAGCTAATACTATTTTTATTTTATGACTCCCAATCTACGATAAATACATAAAATTTAACCTTAATCATTAATAAATGTATAGTAGAGTGAACTTAGAAGGTAATTATTCATAAAAAAACTGAAATATTTAAACTAGTTTAGTTCAAATATTTCAGCTTTTAAAAATTATAAATTAAGATATAGTTTTACCCTTTAATTCCTTTTACGAAATCTGCTATTCCTTCAACTCCATTTTTATCTAAGCTTTTAATGAATGCTGAACCTATTATGGCTCCATTACCATATTCACAAGCTTTTGAAAATGTTTTGTTATCTGAAATTCCAAAACCAATAATTAATTTACTTTTTAAATTCATGGTTTTAATACGCTCAAAATAATCAATTTGTTGTTTAGAAATTTCTCCTTTTGCTCCTGTAATTGCTGAAGATGCTACCATATAAATGAAAGATTCAGTTAAATCATCGATTTTACGAATTCTTTCTTCTGAAGTTTGTGGTGTAATTAAAAACACATTTGTTAATCCGTACTTTTTAAATAACGCTCTATAATGTGATTCGTATTCTACCATTGGTAGATCTGGAAGAATTAAGGTATCAATACCGCAATCTACTACTTTCTGGCAAAAAGCTTCTTCTCCGTATTTTATAATTTGATTTACATATCCCATTAACACTAACGGAGTTGTATTTGTATCTTTAATGGCTTTTAATTGTTCAAAAACAACATCTAGATTCATTCCATTCTTTAGGGCAACAGTACTACTATGTTGAATTGTTGGTCCGTCTGCTAAAGGATCAGAAAAAGGTAAACCAACTTCGATAAAGTCTACACCGTTACTTCCTAATTTATCTATAATTTCGGCAGTTTGATTTAACTCTGGAAATCCTGCAGTGAAAAATATAGATAATAAATTATGTTCTTGTTTTTGAAATATTTGTTGAATTGAGTTCATTATTTTTCTTCTTATGCATCATTGTAAGATAAAATAATCAAGATCATCTGACTAAAAAGATCTTTTTAAGTTTTACCTAGAATGATAATATTTTGAATTTGATATGTTATTGAAAATCTAAATCTTTAATTTCTCCATCTACATAATCAAAAGAAACATCTTTTGGATATGAATTTTCTTCAGAAAAAGGCTCTAAATAAAATGAAAAACCTTTTTCATTATGTAATGAATTAATTCCCATGAAATAATATTCTTCAAGCCAATTTTGAACAACCTTTTTTTCTTTTCCTTCATTTTGATCTTTTAAAGCTTGGTTTAATCGATCAAATAAAAAATCTAAGTTATTCAATATCTGCTTAAGAATTTCTATATGTTCTTTATCAGGAGTTTTAGAATCGCCTTGTAAAATTATACTAGTGGTTTCATTTTCTTTATTTGGTATCAAATAATCATCAACATACCAATTGTACTTTTTTTTACCTTTTTTAATTCTTTCGCTAGTTATCTCTCCAAAATAAGAATCTGTAAATGTCAGCTCATTTCCCAAGAAAAAACCTTCTATCTTTTCAAAAACTCCCATTTTGTTTTACTTCAAATGTTTGATAAAAGTTTCTAAATCTTTATCTCCTCGACCTGATAGATTAATTACTATAGTTTGATCTGGTTTTAAATCCATTTTTGGTAAAACAGCTAAAGCATGAGCGGTTTCTAATGCTGGAATAATTCCTTCAATTCGAGTTAATTCATATGCTGCTTGTAATGCTTCATCGTCTGTTGCATTCATAAACTTAGCTCTCTTTGTATCATGTAAAAAGGCGTGTAATGGTCCAACTCCTGGATAATCTAATCCAGCTGAAATAGAATAAGGCTCAACAATTTGTCCGTATTCATCTTGCATTAAAATAGTTTTACTTCCGTGAATCACACCTACTTCTCCTAACTGCGAAGTTGCTGCACTTTCACCAGAATTTACTCCTAAACCAGCAGCTTCAACAGCAATTAATTCTACTTCTTCATCTTCTAAATAATGATAAAAAGCGCCAGCTGCATTACTTCCTCCACCAACACAAGCGATAATAGTATCTGGATTTTCTTTACCTGTTTTCTCTTTTAACTGCCATTTCATTTCTTCTGAAATAATAGCTTGTAAACGCGCTACCATGTCTGGATGTGGATGCGGACCAACAACTGAACCAATTAAATAAAACGTTTCTGGGTTTTGAATCCAATAACGAATGGCTTCATTGGTCGCATCTTTTAAAGTTTTACTTCCACTAGTTGCAGGAATAATTTTTGCTCCTAGCATTTTCATACGAGCAACATTTGGTGCTTGACGTTCAATATCAATTTCACCCATAAACACGGTACAATCTAATCCCATTAAAGCACAAACTGTTGCCGTTGCTACACCATGCTGCCCAGCTCCTGTTTCTGCAATAATATTAGTTTTACCTAACTTTTTTGCAATTAGAATCTGACCAATCGTATTGTTTACCTTATGAGCTCCAGTATGATTTAAATCTTCACGCTTTAAATAAATAGTTGCTCCATATTTTTCAGATAAACGCTTTGCTAAATATAATGGACTAGGTCTACCAACGTAGTCTTTTAACAATGCTTTATATTCTTCTTGAAATTCTTCTGATTCTATAATTTGAATATAATTATCTTCAATCTCTTTTACATTTGGGTGTAACAATTCTGGAATAAATGCGCCTCCAAATTGTCCATAGTACCCATTTTCATCTGGATTATATTTCATGATACTTTTATTTTGTGTGTTGTGTCTGTTATTTCTTAATTATTATTTCTTCGTTTTTAATCCACTTTTCAAGTAATTGTTTATTTGTACTTAATTCGACTAAATAAAACTTAAAAAATGACGCAAAAACTGTTGATTTCTGTATGCGTTCTACTCCTACTTTTCCTTCTAGATAATTGGAATGAATGAGATATAATTCTCCTTTTTTCTTAAGAATATATCCTACATGACCTGCATCAAAACCTATAAAATGGATTCCTTCAGGTAATACTTCTTTTATCTTTTGAATGATTTTGTCTGTCTCGTGATCAAAAATCTCAATTACTTTATTTTCTAAAGCTAGTGTTTTAGCTTCGTTAATGGGACTTTGCTGTGCTAATTGATATCTATTTATATTGAATCCAATATGTTTTAATGTTGTTGAAATAAAATATCCGCACGCGATTTCTCCTTTTTTCGGTGTTGATGTATACCCTTCAAAAGACCAAACTGTTCCTTCCCATTGAGGAATAATTCGATGTAATAATGCTGTTTCAAAAAACTGACTTAAAGAATCGAATTGCTTACGTTCTAATAATTCTCTTTTTTGTTCAAGAATTGTATTTCTTATTTGCTGATAGTTTCTATTCTTATCTTCAGTTAATACAAATTCTTGTAGGCTTTTGATTTGATGAGTTTTAGGCTCTTTTTTTTCTACAACTATCTTTTCTACTTTTTCTTTTTCTTGACCTTTACAAGAAATTAGAACTGTAGTAAACAGTATAAAAAATTGACCTAACTTTCTCATTATAAAACCTGGCTAATAAACTTTTTCAAATCTTTTACAGACTTTAAACCAGGTTCTTTTTCGAACTTACTGTTTACATCTAAAGCATAAACTGGTAAATCTGTTTTTATAATTTCTTTCACCTTAGCTACTTCATTTAATCCTATTCCGCCACTTAAAAAAAATGGTTTATTAGAATTGTAGCCTTCTAAAACTTTCCAATCGAAAGTAACTCCATTTCCTCCGCGCTCCTTTCCTTTGGTATCGAACAGGAAATAATCGACTACAGCTTCATAAGGTTCTAAAACAGAAAAATCAAATTCATCTTTAATTCCAAAAACTTTGATGATCTCTACTTTTGGTAATCGTTTTTCCTCTCTACTGCGCTCAAGGTGACCTTTTAATTCTTTTATATATTCGACAGACTCATCACCATGTAATTGTAAAGCTTCTAATTGATACTCTTCAGCAAGAGAAACTAAAATCTCTAAATAATCATTTACAAATACGCCTGTTTTTTTTATTCCTTTAGGAATCTCAGGAATGATACCTTCAAAATTTCGTTTTGATTTTTCATAGAAAATAAAACCTAAATAATCAGGTTTTAATTCAGCAACTTGCCGAATATTATCTACGTACTTCATTCCACAAATTTTAAGAAGCTTCTTTGCTTCAGAAGAGGAATTATCAAAGCTTGAAACTTTGTTGTTTTTTTTATTCATTATTACTTTAACGTTAACTTATATGTTTTACCATAAGTACTTATCAATATATCTCTATTAAAACTGATGGCTTTATTCATATGTGCATGCGTTTTAAATCTATACACCTTTTCTCCTATTTTAATTTCTTTATAATACAAATACTTCGTACTATAGTCTGGAAAAAAGCGATTGCTTTTAGTCATCCAATCTACATCGTAGTCATATAAAATTCGGTCATCAAAATCGGTAAGTGTAAAATTTTTATTTGTGAAATCTTGATATGATGATTTAGATTGATTTTTAGTAGCCTTCTTTTTATCCTTCAATATCAAATCGAAATTTCTAACAATATCGTTTATTGAATCTAAACTTAAAAAAAGCTCTTCTCCGTTATTATATCTTATAATATAATTTCTCTCATTACATAAAATCTCTTTATAATCTTTCAATAATTTCTGTTCTACAAGTTCTTTTTGTTTCTCTACTATAAAATTATTGCGAGATGTATTTTTATTATACAATGTAGAATCTAGAGGTATTTGTTCGTAAGCTTTTTTATTTGCAGCCACAACATTCATATACTCTAGATATGCTGTTTCTATTTCTTTGACTTTTATTTTTTCAAATAAAGGTGGAGATATCTTATAACAGCTCTTTTTATTAGTGAAGTAAATTGTTCCTATCTTATCTACAAGTATATTATTTCTAGGACTACCATATCTAAAATCAAATTCAAACTCTTTAATGATTTGTTTAGACTTTTTATCTCTAATATGTATTTTGTGTTCTTTAATTTCAAAATTATTAGAAAAAGTATAAATAAACACGTCTGTATCAGTCAGAAAACTTTCCACAAAATATGAGGATTCTACTTTTATATCTTCAGAAAAATTCTCAGTAAAATATGGAACATCAGGATATTTATCTTCTTGCTTTCTACAAGAAAGTAACATGCAAAAGCATAGAAGAATTATGATTCCTTTTGTTTTCATTTTTAATAGTTATCGAATTTGATTGATGAAATCTATACAAGCTTCACCCGGATTTTCTTCTTTCATAAAGTTCTCACCAATTAAGAAGCCTTGGAATCCGTATTCTTTTAATCCTGTTACAATTCTAGGATTACTAATTCCACTTTCGGAAACTTTTACTGCTGAACTTGGAATTTGATTCGCTAGATTAATAGAATGCTCAAGATCTACTTTAAATGTTTTTAAATCACGGTTGTTAATTCCTATAATCTTGTGATCTAAATCTGAAATTTTATCTAAATCTTGTTGATTATGTACTTCATACAAAACCTCTAATCCTAAATCGTTGGCTAACTTACCATAGTTCTTTATTTCTTCAGCAGTTAAACAAGCCGCAATTAATAGAATAACATCTGCTCCAATTGCTTTAGCTTCTACAATTTGAAATCCGTCTACAACAAAATCTTTACGTAAAATCGGTTTGATCGAATTTACATTTCTAGCTTCCATTAAATCGGCCATTGTTCCTCCGAAGAAAGAAGTATCTGTAAGTATCGATTGCGCCGCTACGTTAGCATCTAAATATCCATTAGTAACTTCAGCAACGGTAACTTTATCATTGATAATTCCTTTTGAAGGAGATTGACGCTTAAATTCTGCTATGATTCCAGTAGAATCTTGTGCTGTTAAAGATGCTTTTAATGAAATTGGAGTTCTTTTAAAACTCGGACTTTCAACTAGTTTTTTAACAGGAACTTCTGCTTTTATTTTTGCTATTTCCTGCTTTTTAAAGTTTACTATTTTCTCTAAAATTGTCATTTTAATTATAAATTCTAAATTAATAATTACGAATTATGCTCTTTAAAATTAATTCAACATTAATAAGTAATCTATTATTTTGATTCTAAGAGCTACGAACTGTTTTTTGAATA
This genomic stretch from Tenacibaculum jejuense harbors:
- the trpB gene encoding tryptophan synthase subunit beta, which gives rise to MKYNPDENGYYGQFGGAFIPELLHPNVKEIEDNYIQIIESEEFQEEYKALLKDYVGRPSPLYLAKRLSEKYGATIYLKREDLNHTGAHKVNNTIGQILIAKKLGKTNIIAETGAGQHGVATATVCALMGLDCTVFMGEIDIERQAPNVARMKMLGAKIIPATSGSKTLKDATNEAIRYWIQNPETFYLIGSVVGPHPHPDMVARLQAIISEEMKWQLKEKTGKENPDTIIACVGGGSNAAGAFYHYLEDEEVELIAVEAAGLGVNSGESAATSQLGEVGVIHGSKTILMQDEYGQIVEPYSISAGLDYPGVGPLHAFLHDTKRAKFMNATDDEALQAAYELTRIEGIIPALETAHALAVLPKMDLKPDQTIVINLSGRGDKDLETFIKHLK
- a CDS encoding phosphoribosylanthranilate isomerase; protein product: MKYVDNIRQVAELKPDYLGFIFYEKSKRNFEGIIPEIPKGIKKTGVFVNDYLEILVSLAEEYQLEALQLHGDESVEYIKELKGHLERSREEKRLPKVEIIKVFGIKDEFDFSVLEPYEAVVDYFLFDTKGKERGGNGVTFDWKVLEGYNSNKPFFLSGGIGLNEVAKVKEIIKTDLPVYALDVNSKFEKEPGLKSVKDLKKFISQVL
- a CDS encoding DsbA family oxidoreductase, with the translated sequence MKNTLKIDIVSDVVCPWCTVGYKHLKKAIDELDIADQIEIEWQPFELNPNMPKEGQDLTEHITQKYGSTKEQHEASRSRLVEAGANVDFKFDFYENMKIVNTFDAHVLLEYAKQFGKQTELKMRLTTAYFSERKDVSKQEVLKQALLDVGLNAEEALAKLNDDDARFEVQRNKQHWQNLGVRSVPTIVFDRKEAVTGAQPIGVFKSVLREFIKPKAI
- a CDS encoding SDR family NAD(P)-dependent oxidoreductase codes for the protein MSKIAVLTGGSRGLGREMVISLAKEGYDIIFSYHTNLEKANEVIQEVIALGRSAKAFSFNAKEFHDIKIFIDKVTAYLKEVNGSPNFDFLINNAGTGIHNLIANTKEAEFDEMLNIHLKSVYFLTQAALPFLNNSGRIINISSGLTRFSFPGMSSYAIMKSGVETFTKYLAKELGNRKITANVVAPGAIATDFAGGTNRDNQEKRTIIESLTALGRVGEVEDLGGVVAFLCSEKAGWINGQRIEVSGGMIV
- the trpC gene encoding indole-3-glycerol phosphate synthase TrpC, which produces MTILEKIVNFKKQEIAKIKAEVPVKKLVESPSFKRTPISLKASLTAQDSTGIIAEFKRQSPSKGIINDKVTVAEVTNGYLDANVAAQSILTDTSFFGGTMADLMEARNVNSIKPILRKDFVVDGFQIVEAKAIGADVILLIAACLTAEEIKNYGKLANDLGLEVLYEVHNQQDLDKISDLDHKIIGINNRDLKTFKVDLEHSINLANQIPSSAVKVSESGISNPRIVTGLKEYGFQGFLIGENFMKEENPGEACIDFINQIR
- a CDS encoding DoxX family protein, encoding MNSDLKTPRKLLKSFLTRFTLLYFIFYIYPYGFEYIYGIERDDFSIWRKITMWFSETFLGWELNEKLLYNGIDSRYDYSRFLLIAILSIILTILWIFIESKLKKNYNTKVKSFLRIMLRYHVGFTLVLYGFGKVFMTQFGRMDVASLESTIGEYSGMSFLWTFMSHSKLYTMTTGWVEVVGGVLILFRRTTFLGSFILFIAMFNVVIIDIGYDVSVKMFAIHLFVMDVILLWYYRKVLINMFVFNKNTESKNEPILFTNVKSKQIRKFIKPVLLVAYTISLFFFTRMSLGYYKTNDNPSITGFFKVNEQRINGDSINIPNQKKWKSLLINGSSWQIGNITVQKENNSKSYYSFKADTISKEIILKNRRDSTNTFTLNYKQSNKKTFVFNGVIENDTIWFKTQRKTKEDYRLMRKVRWIRDLK
- the trpA gene encoding tryptophan synthase subunit alpha → MNSIQQIFQKQEHNLLSIFFTAGFPELNQTAEIIDKLGSNGVDFIEVGLPFSDPLADGPTIQHSSTVALKNGMNLDVVFEQLKAIKDTNTTPLVLMGYVNQIIKYGEEAFCQKVVDCGIDTLILPDLPMVEYESHYRALFKKYGLTNVFLITPQTSEERIRKIDDLTESFIYMVASSAITGAKGEISKQQIDYFERIKTMNLKSKLIIGFGISDNKTFSKACEYGNGAIIGSAFIKSLDKNGVEGIADFVKGIKG